CGCCAGGGGGACGCGCCCGATTGTCATCCGTCGGTTCGACGTCGTGCTGGTCAACCTCGACCCGGTCGTCGGCCACGAGATCAGGAAGACCCGGCCCTGTCTCGTCGTCTCCCCGGATGAGATGAACCGCACGATCGACACCTTCATCGTCGCGCCGATGACGACCAGAGGGCGCGCCTACCCGACCCGCGTGTCCTGCACCTTTCACGGAAAGAGCGGCCAGATTGTCCTCGACCAGATTCGGACGATCGACCGGGCGCGCATCGCCGGCCGTCTCGGCCGCATCGCCGAGGAAACACAGCGTA
This portion of the bacterium genome encodes:
- a CDS encoding type II toxin-antitoxin system PemK/MazF family toxin; protein product: MVTASDIARGTRPIVIRRFDVVLVNLDPVVGHEIRKTRPCLVVSPDEMNRTIDTFIVAPMTTRGRAYPTRVSCTFHGKSGQIVLDQIRTIDRARIAGRLGRIAEETQRTVLAAVQEMFAE